Proteins from a single region of Deinococcus ruber:
- a CDS encoding type II toxin-antitoxin system prevent-host-death family antitoxin has protein sequence MSAAEQLNSVKIRELRSTLADVLQQVEAGERVLIEKYNDPVAALVPMADFLALQRLDAWIKDAGLRQAAPPKEKRMAHRIVVTNISGGEGKTSITRELAFALVARGYKVALLDTDPQASLTKTLGLHDLHEGESRDRLPGFQAERTVLGVFQKESGEGRLGAPISVLGLDIWVSNDHLYGADALISGDLSRLGNLREAVDVVAAEYDFILIDTKPGITPLLNASVAAADHLIVPISGDKGTENLDKIVRLIKAARGFAPDIAVRMFVPNRVRGNTRVYKELLELMQSYSTVAPLSSQIRDSVLMMEAARARKGLVTYRPGSEVAQDVQRVAGDLLLLLGVSQPQPVERAR, from the coding sequence ATGTCAGCCGCAGAACAGCTCAACAGCGTCAAGATCCGGGAACTGCGGTCGACGCTGGCGGACGTGCTGCAGCAGGTCGAAGCTGGCGAACGGGTGCTGATCGAAAAATACAACGATCCGGTGGCCGCCCTCGTCCCCATGGCAGATTTTCTTGCGCTCCAGCGTCTCGACGCCTGGATCAAAGACGCTGGACTCAGACAGGCCGCCCCCCCCAAGGAGAAACGCATGGCTCACCGGATTGTCGTTACGAATATCTCAGGTGGAGAAGGCAAAACCTCCATCACCCGCGAACTGGCCTTTGCGCTGGTCGCACGGGGCTACAAGGTCGCGCTGCTGGATACCGACCCACAGGCATCGCTGACCAAGACCCTGGGGCTGCATGACCTGCACGAAGGGGAGAGCCGCGACCGACTTCCCGGCTTTCAGGCAGAACGCACCGTCCTCGGGGTCTTTCAGAAAGAAAGCGGTGAGGGCCGCCTGGGTGCGCCGATTTCTGTACTGGGCCTGGACATCTGGGTCTCGAACGACCATCTGTATGGTGCCGACGCCCTGATTTCCGGTGATCTGTCGAGGTTGGGCAACCTCAGAGAAGCGGTGGACGTCGTGGCAGCGGAGTACGATTTCATTCTGATCGACACCAAGCCGGGCATCACGCCATTGCTGAACGCCTCGGTCGCCGCTGCCGATCACCTGATCGTTCCGATCTCGGGCGACAAGGGAACAGAGAATCTGGATAAGATCGTGCGACTCATCAAGGCGGCACGTGGGTTCGCACCCGATATCGCGGTGCGGATGTTCGTTCCCAACCGGGTTCGCGGAAATACCCGGGTCTATAAGGAACTGCTGGAACTGATGCAGAGTTACAGCACCGTTGCACCTCTCTCTAGTCAGATTCGGGACAGCGTGCTGATGATGGAAGCAGCCCGCGCCCGCAAAGGCCTGGTGACGTATCGTCCGGGCTCGGAGGTGGCTCAGGACGTGCAGCGCGTGGCTGGCGATCTGCTGCTGCTGCTCGGAGTCAGTCAGCCGCAGCCTGTGGAGCGTGCGAGATGA
- a CDS encoding sugar phosphate isomerase/epimerase family protein: MQLERYRSLWGFTPSPSQNMATLKASGYDGLEVFLPAVADLPELQLHLAQHELKLITPVITRVGTDIHRVQEHLEVFERQLEQALALKPVLVNLQPGWDAWTEREADQFTAGVLERIQHLGIPVAFETHRGCITYTPWSTLRLIERFPELKLTLDLSHWVVVCERLLEDLKPLLERCFERCLHVHARVGFEQGPQVADPRAPEVATHLAAHERWWRAAWTAQRLQGYSISTLTPEYGPPPYQPVLPFTGVPTSDLNEVCDWMAARQLENFNRWQDSTTDDLPGTV, from the coding sequence ATGCAGCTTGAACGGTACCGTTCCCTCTGGGGGTTTACGCCCAGTCCTTCTCAGAATATGGCGACGCTGAAGGCGTCAGGCTATGACGGTCTGGAAGTTTTTCTGCCTGCGGTTGCCGATTTGCCCGAGTTGCAGCTTCACCTAGCTCAACACGAGTTGAAGCTGATCACTCCGGTGATTACACGGGTCGGGACGGACATTCACCGTGTACAGGAGCATCTTGAGGTGTTCGAACGCCAACTGGAGCAGGCGCTGGCACTCAAGCCGGTGCTTGTGAATCTGCAACCCGGTTGGGATGCCTGGACCGAGCGTGAAGCCGACCAGTTCACTGCTGGTGTGCTCGAACGCATACAGCATCTTGGGATACCAGTGGCGTTCGAGACACACCGGGGCTGTATCACCTACACACCGTGGAGCACCCTCAGGCTGATCGAGCGCTTTCCCGAGCTGAAGTTGACGCTGGATCTGAGCCACTGGGTCGTCGTGTGTGAGCGGTTGCTGGAAGATCTCAAGCCGCTGCTAGAGCGCTGTTTCGAACGCTGTCTGCATGTGCATGCGCGGGTCGGATTCGAGCAGGGTCCACAGGTGGCTGACCCACGCGCACCGGAAGTGGCGACGCATCTAGCGGCCCATGAGCGCTGGTGGCGAGCGGCGTGGACGGCGCAGCGCCTTCAGGGCTACTCTATCAGCACCCTGACGCCTGAATACGGTCCACCCCCGTATCAGCCGGTCCTGCCCTTTACAGGTGTTCCTACAAGTGATCTGAACGAGGTCTGTGACTGGATGGCCGCCCGCCAGCTGGAAAATTTCAACCGGTGGCAAGACTCCACCACAGATGACCTACCCGGCACTGTTTAA
- a CDS encoding ParB/RepB/Spo0J family partition protein, with protein MTRSSRPRAAINPMDMMEALSAKSADTELAVSQIVVVEAFNPRRLLSGDEFTQEALTDLADSIRTHGVLQPLLVRRQDHQILLIAGERRLRAAILAGLERVPVVYVEADDQVAYELAIIENSQRKDLDIVTESLVGFEFMAQRFGMSTAEVVTYLNAVRKGRRPDDLQAEALLRQVYGTGVTAWSVRRAAILKMLPEEHDAIRRGDIDAKTCAELVTLPAGPDRSALLARAVSEQLSAERVRALVRDQQGADEPTASTLAQRVQSVRNVLPQLSRLKGKDALKAERLIAEIETKVTALLQKK; from the coding sequence ATGACCCGCTCTTCCAGACCACGCGCCGCCATTAATCCGATGGATATGATGGAAGCGCTGTCAGCCAAAAGCGCCGATACCGAGCTGGCCGTCTCTCAAATCGTGGTCGTCGAGGCGTTCAATCCGCGCCGACTGCTCTCCGGCGACGAGTTTACCCAGGAGGCGCTCACCGATCTCGCGGATAGCATCCGCACACACGGCGTGCTACAACCGCTGCTGGTCCGTCGGCAGGACCACCAGATCCTGCTGATCGCCGGAGAGCGGCGACTCCGGGCTGCCATACTCGCCGGGCTGGAGCGCGTTCCGGTGGTGTATGTGGAGGCCGACGATCAGGTGGCGTATGAGCTGGCCATCATCGAGAATTCACAGCGCAAAGACCTGGATATCGTGACGGAATCACTCGTCGGCTTTGAATTCATGGCGCAGCGGTTTGGCATGAGCACGGCAGAGGTGGTGACGTACCTCAATGCAGTCCGCAAGGGCCGCCGTCCAGATGACCTTCAGGCGGAAGCGCTGCTCCGTCAGGTATACGGCACCGGCGTCACTGCTTGGTCGGTACGCCGCGCGGCCATCCTGAAGATGCTGCCAGAAGAGCATGACGCGATCCGCAGGGGAGACATCGACGCCAAGACCTGTGCAGAACTGGTGACACTTCCCGCTGGCCCTGACCGAAGCGCCCTGCTGGCACGTGCTGTGAGCGAACAGCTCAGCGCCGAGCGTGTGCGTGCTCTGGTGCGCGATCAGCAGGGCGCAGACGAGCCGACCGCTTCGACCTTGGCGCAGCGTGTCCAGAGCGTCCGGAACGTGCTGCCGCAGCTCTCGCGGCTGAAGGGTAAAGACGCGCTGAAAGCCGAACGCCTGATAGCTGAAATTGAGACGAAGGTGACGGCCCTCCTTCAGAAAAAATAA
- a CDS encoding SGNH/GDSL hydrolase family protein, translating into MSACAPAPFSARSDATPFTNYVAMGDGITAGFQSGGLTAASQRDAYPRLLGERGSLDVPMPEVMDPSCPPPIGVSGQKNCARKDPVLVSPVVAVPGAKVEDVLNSTDTQVQAPDPQLYDADLYRAILGPGTTQLQGALARHPAFVTLWIGNNDVLLPTLRGEPETSTSLDSFRSNYASLVEQLRSGGVQHLILMTIPDVTRVPALIPVRLLRLIGIVDATCQGQEAYFGSVVVGKASKEHPLSCTSPETLTAAEYAQAQQTVQEYNGVIQELAAANGAAVFDVNTVLDTLPGRPLIPSATSPFGAAFSLDGVHPSSLAHRRFAQALAVFINQQFGTDLNTRP; encoded by the coding sequence ATGAGCGCCTGTGCACCAGCGCCCTTCTCGGCTCGCTCAGACGCCACGCCCTTCACCAACTATGTCGCGATGGGAGACGGTATTACCGCTGGCTTTCAGTCGGGTGGACTCACCGCCGCTTCTCAGCGTGACGCCTACCCGAGGTTGCTCGGAGAGCGGGGCAGCCTCGACGTTCCGATGCCGGAAGTGATGGACCCTAGCTGTCCACCTCCCATCGGAGTCAGTGGCCAGAAGAACTGCGCCCGGAAAGATCCTGTGTTGGTGTCGCCGGTGGTGGCGGTACCGGGCGCGAAGGTCGAGGACGTCCTGAACAGTACCGATACCCAGGTGCAGGCCCCCGATCCGCAGCTCTACGACGCCGATCTGTACCGCGCCATCCTCGGACCGGGCACGACTCAGCTTCAGGGTGCCCTCGCCCGGCACCCGGCATTCGTCACCCTCTGGATCGGCAATAACGACGTGTTACTGCCGACCCTGCGCGGGGAACCGGAAACGTCCACGTCACTTGACAGCTTCCGTTCCAACTACGCATCCCTGGTCGAGCAGCTGCGTTCGGGCGGCGTGCAGCACCTGATTCTGATGACCATTCCGGACGTCACCCGGGTTCCGGCGCTCATTCCCGTAAGACTGCTGCGGCTGATCGGCATTGTGGACGCCACTTGCCAGGGCCAGGAGGCCTACTTCGGCAGCGTGGTGGTGGGCAAGGCGAGCAAGGAGCACCCGCTTTCCTGCACCTCGCCGGAAACGCTCACGGCAGCCGAGTACGCTCAGGCCCAGCAGACCGTGCAGGAATACAACGGGGTGATCCAGGAACTGGCGGCAGCGAACGGCGCGGCGGTGTTCGACGTCAACACCGTCCTCGACACCTTGCCGGGCCGACCATTGATTCCCTCTGCCACGTCACCGTTCGGGGCCGCCTTCAGCCTGGACGGCGTGCATCCCAGCAGCCTGGCGCATCGCCGTTTTGCTCAGGCACTGGCCGTGTTCATCAACCAGCAGTTTGGGACGGACCTCAACACCCGCCCCTGA
- a CDS encoding MFS transporter: MFSLAIGAFGIGMTEFVSMGLLPDIAQALHVSIPTAGVLISAYALGVVIGAPTLTILARNVNPKYMLTGLMALFALGNLLSALAPTYPTLLLMRILSGLPHGAFFGTGAVVAARLAPQGREAQTISLMFLGLTVANVLGVPIGTFLGQQYSWRVPFAVVSVIGMIAAFSVWRWIPALQTAQQHGLRTQLQAFRNPQLWVILGVVMVGLAGMFACFSYITPMMTDVAGFSPGAVTPILMVAGLGMVAGNLIGGRLADSAPVPSIYVLLMALVGILLLLTITAHVAVAAVVTVFLFTATAFALTGPLQLMIIRTARGAETLASAAIQSAFNISNALGAFLGGLPLAAGYGYTSPALVGAGLAFGGLIIALGLRRTSTNVPTPTVQET, from the coding sequence GTGTTCTCTCTCGCCATTGGCGCCTTCGGTATCGGCATGACCGAATTCGTCAGTATGGGCCTCCTGCCCGACATTGCCCAGGCACTGCATGTGTCGATTCCCACGGCTGGCGTTCTGATCTCAGCGTATGCACTTGGCGTCGTCATCGGCGCTCCCACGCTCACCATCCTGGCGCGGAACGTGAACCCGAAATACATGCTCACCGGACTGATGGCCCTGTTCGCTCTGGGAAATCTGCTATCTGCGCTTGCGCCTACATATCCCACGCTGCTGCTCATGCGTATCCTGTCAGGACTGCCGCATGGTGCCTTTTTCGGCACGGGGGCCGTCGTCGCTGCCCGCCTTGCTCCACAGGGCCGTGAAGCTCAGACCATTTCGCTGATGTTTCTGGGGCTGACTGTTGCCAATGTTCTGGGCGTTCCCATCGGTACATTTCTGGGCCAGCAGTACAGTTGGCGCGTGCCCTTCGCCGTCGTCAGTGTCATCGGTATGATCGCGGCTTTCAGCGTCTGGCGCTGGATTCCGGCTCTTCAGACAGCGCAGCAGCATGGCCTGCGAACACAGCTTCAGGCCTTTCGAAATCCGCAGTTATGGGTGATTCTGGGTGTGGTGATGGTCGGCCTGGCTGGGATGTTTGCGTGCTTCAGTTACATTACCCCGATGATGACAGACGTGGCGGGATTCAGTCCAGGTGCCGTCACACCCATCCTGATGGTCGCGGGGCTGGGGATGGTCGCCGGAAATCTCATCGGAGGACGTCTGGCAGATTCTGCGCCTGTGCCTTCCATTTACGTCCTACTGATGGCGCTGGTCGGTATTTTGCTTCTCCTGACCATCACCGCACATGTGGCTGTTGCCGCTGTCGTCACAGTCTTTCTGTTCACCGCCACCGCATTTGCACTCACTGGCCCTCTCCAGCTCATGATTATCCGCACAGCACGCGGCGCAGAAACATTGGCATCCGCGGCCATTCAGAGCGCTTTTAATATTTCCAATGCGCTCGGCGCGTTCCTGGGTGGCCTCCCCCTGGCTGCAGGATACGGGTACACGTCTCCTGCACTGGTCGGGGCGGGTCTTGCATTTGGAGGACTGATCATTGCCCTAGGTCTACGGCGTACCTCGACAAACGTTCCCACCCCAACCGTCCAGGAGACGTAA
- a CDS encoding DUF2171 domain-containing protein: MTMQTQIKAHMPVICADGHNHGEVEAVEGQYIKVTKDDSGTQHWLPLSAVDHVDEHVHLNLTHEQVHQQWLDKDPRSA, encoded by the coding sequence ATGACGATGCAGACCCAGATCAAAGCGCATATGCCGGTTATCTGTGCAGATGGCCACAACCACGGTGAGGTCGAAGCAGTGGAGGGGCAGTATATCAAGGTGACCAAAGACGATTCTGGAACCCAGCATTGGTTGCCCCTGAGTGCCGTGGATCATGTAGACGAGCATGTTCATCTCAATCTGACTCACGAGCAGGTGCATCAGCAGTGGCTGGATAAAGATCCCCGTTCTGCCTGA